A region from the Setaria viridis unplaced genomic scaffold, Setaria_viridis_v4.0 scaffold_196, whole genome shotgun sequence genome encodes:
- the LOC140221544 gene encoding cytochrome b, which translates to MTIRNQRFSLLKQPIYSTLNQHLIDYPTPSNLSYWWGFGSLAGICLVIQIVTGVFLAMHHTPHVDLAFNSVEHIMRDVEGGWLLRYMHANGASMFLIVVHLHIFRGLYYASYSSPREFVWCLGVVIFLLMIVTAFIGYVPPWGQMSFWGATVITSLASAIPVVGDTIVTWLWGGFSVDNATLNRFFSLHHLLPLILAGASLLHLAALHQYGSNNPLGVHSEMDKIASYPYFYVKDLVGRVASAIFFSIWIFFAPNVLGHPDNYIPANPMPTPPHIVPEWYFLPIHAILRSIPDKAGGVAAIAPVFISLLALPFFKEMYVRSSSFRPIHQGIFWLLLADCLLLGWIGCQPVEAPFVTIGQISSFFFFLFFAITPIPGRVGRGIPKYYTE; encoded by the coding sequence ATGACTATAAGGAACCAACGATTCTCTCTTCTTAAACAACCTATATACTCCACACTTAACCAGCATTTAATAGATTATCCAACCCCGAGCAATCTTAGTTATTGGTGGGGGTTCGGTTCGTTAGCTGGTATTTGTTTAGTCATTCAGATAGTGACTGGCGTTTTTTTAGCTATGCATCACACACCTCATGTGGATCTAGCTTTCAACAGCGTAGAACACATTATGAGAGATGTTGAAGGGGGCTGGTTGCTCCGTTATATGCATGCTAATGGGGCAAGTATGTTTCTCATTGTGGTTCACCTTCATATTTTTCGTGGTCTATATTATGCGAGTTATAGCAGTCCTAGGGAATTTGTTTGGTGTCTCGGAGTTGTCATATTCCTATTAATGATTGTGACAGCTTTTATAGGATACGTACCACCTTGGGGTCAGATGAGCTTTTGGGGAGCAACAGTAATTACAAGCTTAGCTAGCGCCATACCAGTAGTAGGAGATACCATAGTGACTTGGCTTTGGGGTGGTTTCTCCGTGGACAATGCCACCTTAAATCGTTTTTTTAGTCTCCATCATTTACTCCCCCTTATTTTAGCAGGCGCCAGTCTTCTTCATCTGGCTGCATTGCATCAATATGGATCAAATAATCCATTGGGTGTACATTCTGAGATGGATAAAATTGCTTCTTACCCTTATTTTTATGTAAAGGATCTTGTAGGTCGGGTAGCTTCTGctatctttttttccatttggattttttttgctCCAAATGTTTTGGGGCATCCCGACAATTATATACCTGCTAATCCGATGCCCACCCCGCCTCATATTGTGCCGGAATGGTATTTCCTACCGATCCATGCCATTCTTCGCAGTATACCTGACAAAGCGGGAGGTGTAGCCGCAATAGCACCAGTTTTTATATCTCTCTTGGCTTTAcctttttttaaagaaatgtATGTGCGTAGTTCAAGTTTTCGACCGATTCACCAAGGAATATTTTGGTTGCTTTTGGCGGATTGCTTACTACTAGGTTGGATCGGATGTCAACCTGTGGAGGCACCATTTGTTACTATTGGAcaaatttcttctttctttttcttcttgttctttgCCATAACGCCCATTCCGGGACGAGTTGGAAGAGGAATTCCAAAATATTACACGGAATAG